The Thermoclostridium stercorarium subsp. stercorarium DSM 8532 genome contains a region encoding:
- a CDS encoding MalY/PatB family protein: MRNFDFETLADAQDVDLGTDYNPDLIVLSGAQLHLKTAPCVIEALIKRAASGLYGWTASDRPAYINAVKNWMKEVRAYEIKKEWIVPSYGTLKAISTSIRAFTDENDGIIVQPPVYVLYSRVITNARRRIVYNPLIYRNGYYEMDFENLEYLMARPENKMMILCNPHNPIMDIWEEEELKTVARLAKKYNVLVVADEIYAEHVFYGNRVTPYSTIPEAADNCIVCTSIGKSFNFTGTSHSNIIIPNEEIRKKYVTQRDAEHYGSLDPFMYTAVVAAYSREGKEWIDALINFVTENIEKVKDFFSRYLPDVTICRHRAGTLLWADFNKLGLTEEQLHDFLTNDAGILMDRGSQYGPGGEGFCRFQVGIPRSELETALERLLEAGKRRGIIK; this comes from the coding sequence TGTTTTGTCAGGGGCGCAGTTACATTTGAAAACAGCCCCGTGCGTGATAGAGGCTCTTATAAAAAGAGCTGCGTCGGGGCTTTACGGATGGACGGCTTCGGATCGTCCGGCTTATATAAATGCCGTTAAAAACTGGATGAAAGAAGTAAGGGCTTATGAAATAAAAAAAGAGTGGATAGTTCCTTCCTATGGGACACTGAAAGCAATAAGCACATCGATAAGGGCTTTTACGGATGAAAATGACGGTATAATTGTGCAGCCGCCCGTTTATGTGCTGTACAGCCGCGTAATAACTAATGCAAGGCGCAGGATTGTCTATAATCCGTTGATATACAGGAACGGTTATTATGAAATGGACTTTGAAAACCTCGAATATTTAATGGCCAGGCCTGAAAACAAAATGATGATACTTTGCAATCCTCATAACCCGATTATGGATATCTGGGAAGAGGAGGAACTGAAAACGGTAGCCAGGCTTGCGAAGAAATACAATGTGTTGGTTGTGGCTGACGAAATCTATGCGGAACATGTATTTTACGGAAACAGGGTTACACCTTATTCCACAATACCCGAAGCGGCGGATAATTGTATTGTATGTACGTCAATCGGAAAATCCTTCAATTTTACCGGGACAAGCCATTCCAACATAATAATTCCCAATGAGGAAATTCGCAAAAAATACGTCACTCAAAGGGATGCCGAACACTACGGAAGCCTGGATCCGTTCATGTATACCGCCGTTGTCGCCGCTTATTCCAGGGAGGGCAAGGAATGGATCGACGCCTTGATAAATTTTGTCACTGAAAACATAGAAAAAGTTAAGGATTTTTTCAGCAGATATTTGCCCGACGTGACAATATGCAGGCACAGGGCCGGGACTCTTTTGTGGGCTGACTTTAACAAACTTGGCCTTACCGAGGAGCAGCTTCACGATTTCTTAACCAATGACGCCGGAATTTTAATGGATCGCGGCAGTCAATACGGCCCGGGGGGCGAGGGGTTTTGCCGTTTTCAGGTCGGCATACCGCGCAGTGAACTTGAAACTGCCCTGGAAAGGCTTCTGGAAGCAGGAAAAAGGCGCGGTATTATTAAGTAA
- a CDS encoding peptide ABC transporter substrate-binding protein has protein sequence MIRKLSALFLVLAVICGVLAGCTTTGNKKDSGGVKTETGAIEGEKDASSTESRLADEQILTFVGHNDMITLDVSLMNDEMSALVMYAVNEALIRYSKGKIIPGIAERYEVSDDGTVYTFHLHDAKWSDGEPVTAYDFEYAYLRLLSPDTGSSQIESFSSVLNAMAYANGEITDPSEVGIKAADEKTLVITLAKPDPFFLEEMAQGINFYPIRKDYVEKYGKNYGSSPETFIGCGPFVLTEWSQGSKIVMEKNPLYWDADNIVLEKVVEYIVGDENTRVGMYDLGEVDGIYSISAVQTVKYSGEYGTRAGGTLQHLVFMSKEGAVLSNKNLRLALSYAIDRESIVKAISPPGTVVADSMIDPEISLNGESIIEKYPASSHVPPNGDPEKAKEYLNAALSEMGLSSPSELPEINYVCLDSPTHRAYAEALQAQWKDVLGVNVNINIMPVPQAIGSLLAGEFDIFLNGMSTGVSPDTLLDNYTKDNPNNYAKWSNDKYTELMNASTNADSLEERFTKLQQAHQLILDECPVAPLWLPGTAYLFRDYVDGLYYGRETGSIEFIYARILAH, from the coding sequence ATGATAAGAAAGCTGTCCGCATTATTTTTGGTACTTGCCGTTATTTGTGGTGTCCTTGCCGGTTGTACCACCACGGGGAATAAAAAAGATTCCGGGGGTGTAAAAACCGAAACCGGTGCTATCGAAGGAGAAAAGGACGCTTCTTCAACCGAATCACGGCTGGCGGATGAGCAGATTCTTACTTTTGTCGGACATAATGATATGATTACCCTTGACGTAAGTCTGATGAACGACGAGATGTCTGCGCTGGTTATGTACGCTGTAAATGAAGCGCTTATACGTTACAGCAAAGGGAAAATAATCCCGGGTATTGCCGAGAGGTATGAAGTTTCGGATGACGGCACTGTTTACACATTCCATTTGCACGATGCGAAATGGTCCGACGGTGAGCCTGTAACGGCTTATGATTTCGAGTATGCGTATCTGCGTCTTCTGAGTCCTGACACCGGCTCTTCCCAGATTGAATCCTTCAGTTCGGTGTTGAATGCAATGGCATATGCCAACGGTGAGATAACCGATCCGTCTGAGGTTGGTATTAAGGCCGCAGATGAAAAAACGCTGGTTATTACCCTTGCCAAACCCGATCCATTTTTCCTTGAGGAAATGGCACAGGGGATAAATTTCTATCCCATCCGGAAGGATTATGTGGAAAAGTACGGGAAAAATTACGGTTCAAGTCCTGAAACCTTTATCGGATGCGGGCCTTTTGTTCTTACGGAATGGTCTCAGGGGTCGAAAATCGTTATGGAGAAGAACCCCCTGTACTGGGATGCAGACAATATAGTTCTTGAAAAAGTGGTTGAGTATATTGTCGGTGATGAAAACACCCGTGTCGGCATGTATGACCTGGGTGAAGTCGACGGTATCTACAGTATTTCCGCCGTTCAGACGGTAAAATACAGCGGCGAGTACGGAACCCGCGCAGGAGGCACGCTGCAGCATCTGGTGTTCATGTCTAAGGAAGGGGCTGTGCTGTCGAACAAAAACCTTCGTCTGGCATTAAGCTATGCAATAGATCGTGAATCCATCGTAAAAGCGATATCACCGCCGGGAACCGTTGTCGCAGACAGCATGATTGATCCCGAAATATCTTTGAACGGTGAATCAATAATTGAAAAGTATCCTGCTTCCAGTCATGTTCCGCCGAACGGAGATCCCGAAAAGGCAAAGGAATATCTGAATGCTGCTTTGTCAGAAATGGGCCTTTCTTCACCTTCGGAGCTTCCGGAAATAAATTACGTATGTCTGGATTCCCCGACCCACAGAGCATATGCCGAGGCCCTTCAGGCACAGTGGAAAGATGTGCTGGGAGTGAATGTAAACATCAATATCATGCCCGTGCCGCAGGCCATTGGAAGCCTTCTGGCCGGCGAGTTTGACATATTCCTTAACGGTATGAGCACCGGAGTGTCTCCCGATACGCTTCTGGACAATTATACAAAAGACAATCCGAACAACTACGCCAAATGGTCCAATGACAAATATACCGAGCTGATGAATGCTTCAACAAATGCAGATAGCCTTGAAGAACGTTTTACCAAGCTGCAGCAGGCTCACCAGCTGATTTTGGACGAATGCCCCGTTGCGCCGCTGTGGCTACCGGGCACGGCATACCTGTTTAGAGATTATGTAGACGGACTCTATTACGGGCGTGAGACGGGTTCAATAGAATTTATATATGCAAGGATTTTGGCTCATTAA
- a CDS encoding ABC transporter permease has protein sequence MVKYIIKRLIISILTIWLLATITFFLLRVLPGNPFQTEKLISVEVQERMMAYYGLDRPLIEQYFTYMKNLLRGNMGYSLKYTNRTVNSIIASTFPVSAELGLRALAVALPLGLALGVASARKRGKAVDYACVVVAVIGVSIPSFIMGSFLQYIFAIRLKILPVSQWESTAHTILPTAALALSLMATLTRVMRASMLEVVMQDYIKTAKAKGLSEGKIVWSHQIRNAMIPVLTMLGPMVASVLMGTFVIEKIFAIPGLGQHFVNSITGLDYTMTMGLTVFYGTFLVFANFIVDLVYGIVDPRIRITK, from the coding sequence ATGGTAAAGTACATAATTAAACGGTTAATCATTTCAATACTGACAATATGGCTCCTCGCAACAATAACTTTTTTTCTTTTGCGCGTGCTGCCCGGTAACCCGTTTCAGACCGAAAAGCTTATATCCGTTGAAGTGCAGGAACGAATGATGGCTTATTACGGCCTGGACAGGCCGTTGATAGAACAGTACTTTACCTATATGAAAAACTTGCTTCGCGGAAATATGGGTTATTCGCTGAAATATACAAACCGCACGGTAAACAGCATAATCGCGTCCACTTTCCCCGTTTCCGCCGAACTCGGACTTAGGGCTCTTGCCGTGGCATTGCCCTTGGGGCTTGCGTTGGGAGTGGCGTCGGCGCGGAAACGCGGAAAGGCCGTGGATTACGCATGCGTGGTCGTAGCCGTAATCGGGGTTTCGATACCCAGCTTCATTATGGGATCTTTTCTACAGTATATTTTCGCAATAAGGCTTAAAATCCTGCCGGTTTCACAATGGGAATCAACAGCGCATACAATTCTGCCGACGGCGGCGCTGGCGCTGTCGCTTATGGCGACACTGACCCGTGTTATGCGCGCCAGCATGCTTGAAGTGGTAATGCAGGACTATATAAAAACAGCAAAGGCTAAAGGACTGAGTGAAGGAAAGATTGTCTGGAGCCACCAGATTAGGAATGCGATGATCCCTGTTTTAACAATGCTTGGCCCAATGGTTGCGAGCGTGCTGATGGGAACGTTTGTTATAGAAAAAATATTTGCCATTCCGGGGCTTGGCCAGCATTTTGTCAACTCAATTACAGGGCTGGATTATACTATGACAATGGGTTTGACGGTATTTTACGGAACTTTTCTTGTGTTTGCAAACTTCATTGTTGATCTTGTCTATGGAATTGTAGATCCCCGGATTAGGATTACCAAATAG
- a CDS encoding ABC transporter permease translates to MSNNISVNLPEDAFIHIDTTQRQSEIITRPGITFWADARRRLFRNRVAMTGLAVIVIITLLAIFVPIFSEYTYDKQDLSNTNAPPSLKHPFGTDSHGRDLWVRVWVGARVSLAVGIFGSIIPGIIGVIIGGISGYFGGKVDMIIMRFIDIVMCVPNMIYIILITIYIGTGPVAMVIAFALTGWMGIARNVRGMILQLKEQEFVLASRALGASPARLIFQHLIPNTLGIVVVSMTMGVPSAIFQEAFLSFIGLGISPPIPSWGQLANLGISVFRIYPYQLLIPAALISVTMLSFNLFGDGLRDALDPKLRM, encoded by the coding sequence ATGAGTAACAACATATCGGTTAATCTGCCGGAAGATGCCTTTATACATATAGATACAACTCAAAGGCAAAGCGAAATCATTACGCGGCCGGGTATTACGTTTTGGGCCGACGCACGCCGCAGGTTATTCAGAAACAGGGTTGCGATGACCGGCCTTGCGGTTATTGTTATTATAACATTGCTGGCCATATTTGTTCCCATTTTTTCGGAATATACATATGACAAGCAGGATCTTTCCAATACCAACGCACCGCCGTCGCTGAAGCACCCCTTTGGTACTGATTCTCACGGGCGTGACCTGTGGGTTCGTGTATGGGTGGGTGCAAGGGTATCACTGGCGGTCGGAATTTTCGGTTCAATAATACCGGGGATTATAGGTGTCATAATCGGCGGAATTTCCGGGTACTTCGGCGGAAAAGTCGACATGATTATAATGCGGTTTATAGATATAGTAATGTGCGTGCCTAATATGATTTACATTATCCTTATAACCATATATATAGGCACAGGGCCGGTTGCAATGGTTATAGCATTTGCATTAACGGGCTGGATGGGTATCGCAAGGAATGTTCGCGGCATGATACTTCAGCTGAAGGAACAGGAGTTTGTCCTGGCATCCCGTGCTCTCGGCGCATCGCCGGCAAGGCTTATTTTTCAGCATCTGATACCTAACACCCTTGGAATTGTTGTGGTAAGCATGACTATGGGCGTACCTTCTGCTATATTCCAGGAAGCCTTTTTAAGTTTTATCGGCCTTGGAATATCGCCGCCCATTCCAAGCTGGGGACAGCTTGCCAATTTAGGGATTTCTGTGTTCCGCATATATCCTTACCAGCTTTTGATACCTGCGGCTTTAATATCAGTTACGATGCTGTCTTTCAATCTTTTCGGCGACGGGTTGAGAGACGCCCTGGATCCGAAGCTGCGTATGTAG
- a CDS encoding ABC transporter ATP-binding protein — MKERILEIKDLYFSFDTYAGEVQAVRGVSLYVNRGETLAIVGESGCGKSVTCQSVMKLIPTPPGRYKSGDIYYCGENITNYSEKQMQKLRGREMSMIFQDPMTSLNPTMRIGRQIEEGILKHEKISRTEAKQRAVQMLRKVGIPDPEKSCRRYPHEFSGGMRQRVMIAMALVCNPKILFADEPTTALDVTTQAQILELINGLKKELGTSVVIITHDLGVVARTAERIAVMYAGKVVETGFARDIFYNPMHPYTSGLLESMPSGNGNGKTLTSIPGSPPDLFAPPEGCAFAPRCRYCMKICTEMQPEITDLGNGRSVSCWLMHPKAPKYKLPGRKRKLDTPDLKEDL; from the coding sequence ATGAAGGAAAGAATCTTGGAAATAAAGGATTTGTATTTTTCCTTTGATACATATGCAGGAGAGGTCCAGGCGGTAAGGGGTGTTTCGCTGTATGTGAACAGGGGTGAAACCCTGGCCATTGTCGGAGAGTCGGGCTGTGGCAAGAGCGTTACATGTCAGAGCGTTATGAAGCTGATTCCCACACCCCCGGGCAGGTATAAAAGCGGGGATATTTATTATTGCGGTGAAAATATAACCAACTACTCCGAAAAGCAGATGCAAAAGCTCAGGGGCCGCGAAATGTCGATGATTTTTCAGGATCCCATGACAAGCCTTAATCCGACGATGCGCATAGGAAGACAAATAGAGGAAGGAATTCTCAAACACGAGAAAATATCCAGAACCGAAGCGAAACAAAGGGCAGTTCAAATGCTTAGGAAAGTGGGCATTCCCGATCCCGAAAAGAGCTGCAGGAGATATCCCCATGAGTTCTCGGGAGGAATGCGCCAGCGTGTTATGATTGCAATGGCGCTGGTGTGCAATCCGAAGATTCTGTTCGCCGACGAACCGACAACCGCCCTTGATGTTACAACACAGGCACAAATTCTGGAGTTGATTAACGGGTTAAAAAAAGAACTTGGGACATCAGTGGTTATAATAACCCATGACCTGGGTGTTGTTGCCCGCACTGCCGAACGCATTGCCGTAATGTACGCGGGAAAGGTGGTTGAAACGGGTTTTGCGCGGGATATTTTTTATAATCCGATGCATCCGTATACATCGGGATTACTGGAAAGCATGCCGTCGGGCAACGGAAACGGAAAAACCTTGACATCAATCCCCGGTTCCCCGCCCGATCTGTTTGCACCGCCCGAAGGATGCGCCTTTGCCCCACGGTGCAGGTACTGCATGAAAATCTGTACCGAGATGCAGCCCGAAATCACCGATCTGGGCAACGGCCGAAGTGTTTCATGCTGGCTTATGCATCCTAAGGCGCCGAAATATAAACTGCCCGGAAGAAAGAGAAAACTTGATACGCCGGACTTAAAGGAGGATTTGTAA
- a CDS encoding ABC transporter ATP-binding protein — protein sequence MSGHLLEVKGLKKYFRVGRNQWLHAVDDVSFYVDEGRTFGLVGESGCGKTTVGRTIIRLYEADAGQVLFEGVDVHKLKGKEYKQFTRKIQMIFQDPYASLDPRKTVGAIVGEGLKIHKLCRTRQEYTERVYELLETVGLSREHASRFPHEFSGGQRQRVGIARALAVNPKFVICDEAISALDVSIQAQIINLLIELQEKFGLTYLFIAHDLNVVRHICDDTAVMYLGQIVEMAATGELFNNPMHPYTVGLLAAAPEPDPDYEKSRPHMLMSGEVPSPINPPPGCRFVSRCPYAMPKCAEKTPKLTDIGNKHYVACFKAQEG from the coding sequence GTGTCGGGGCATTTGCTTGAAGTAAAGGGATTAAAAAAATATTTCCGCGTGGGGCGAAATCAGTGGCTGCATGCCGTTGATGACGTGAGTTTTTACGTGGATGAGGGAAGGACCTTTGGTCTGGTGGGAGAATCAGGCTGTGGCAAAACCACCGTCGGGAGAACCATTATCAGGCTTTATGAAGCAGATGCGGGGCAGGTTTTGTTTGAAGGTGTCGATGTCCATAAATTAAAGGGAAAGGAATACAAACAGTTTACAAGAAAAATCCAGATGATTTTCCAGGACCCGTACGCAAGCCTGGATCCGAGGAAAACCGTTGGTGCGATAGTGGGAGAGGGCCTGAAAATACACAAACTGTGCAGAACAAGACAGGAATATACCGAGCGCGTTTATGAACTGCTGGAAACTGTCGGACTGTCGAGAGAGCATGCCAGCCGTTTTCCTCATGAGTTTTCGGGAGGTCAGCGCCAGCGGGTGGGTATTGCCCGTGCATTGGCCGTGAATCCGAAATTCGTTATTTGCGATGAGGCGATTTCGGCGCTGGATGTTTCAATACAGGCGCAGATAATAAATTTGCTTATAGAACTTCAGGAAAAATTCGGGCTGACGTATTTATTTATCGCCCATGATCTGAACGTGGTAAGGCATATTTGTGACGATACCGCGGTTATGTATCTGGGGCAGATAGTTGAAATGGCCGCAACCGGTGAACTTTTTAACAACCCGATGCATCCTTACACCGTAGGCCTGCTTGCGGCGGCGCCGGAGCCCGATCCGGACTATGAAAAAAGCCGTCCGCACATGCTTATGTCCGGTGAGGTTCCAAGTCCGATAAATCCTCCGCCCGGATGCAGGTTTGTATCCCGCTGCCCGTATGCCATGCCCAAATGCGCTGAAAAAACCCCGAAACTTACGGATATCGGTAATAAACACTATGTAGCATGTTTCAAGGCACAGGAGGGATGA
- a CDS encoding RidA family protein has protein sequence MRIENKIRELGYNLPESSPAGGIYTPVRRVGNVLYVSGQIPWLNGEVKYTGKVGTERNIEYAQEAARLCILNMLAAIRNAVGDLDKIRQIVKLTVMVSSEPGFDKQHIVANAASQLLVNIFGQEGCAARTAIGVNQLPLNVPVEIEGIVEVEE, from the coding sequence TTGAGAATTGAAAACAAAATCCGGGAACTTGGATATAACCTTCCCGAATCCTCGCCTGCCGGAGGAATATATACACCGGTGAGAAGAGTAGGAAACGTGCTCTATGTTTCAGGGCAAATACCCTGGCTGAACGGAGAGGTTAAATACACCGGTAAAGTGGGGACGGAACGGAATATCGAATATGCCCAGGAGGCAGCACGGCTGTGTATATTAAATATGCTGGCTGCGATTAGAAATGCAGTAGGCGACTTGGATAAAATCAGGCAGATAGTGAAACTTACCGTTATGGTCAGCAGTGAACCGGGTTTTGACAAACAGCATATAGTTGCCAATGCTGCGTCCCAGTTACTGGTGAACATATTCGGGCAGGAAGGATGTGCCGCGAGGACCGCAATAGGCGTAAACCAGCTGCCTTTGAATGTCCCTGTTGAAATAGAAGGGATTGTTGAAGTGGAAGAATAA
- a CDS encoding metal-dependent hydrolase family protein: MACYALKGRVIDAVSDAAIENGLVVVEGDKIKYAGIYNEKEIPGNAEIIDAGKGTILPGFIDCHVHLCGEATAGEKSTRYEKLLGAAYEIGILLDAGFTGLRDMSAFGFALQRAVDAGYLRGPRIMPGGRILSITSGHCDIAGDLTKEEVNATNLTGRLCDGVDECILAVRENFRQGAKFIKVSATGGVSSIADNVNDVQFSFEELKAIVDETKRHGTYVAAHCTGNAGAFQAVKAGVKSIEHGVMLEQETIDLMAENGVALVTTLYISLNVAGFPGLHPVVREKAKLCAEANIKTIEMARKAGIRIALGTDFSNSANTPYAKNGMEFVAMVQAGMTPMEAIKAGTINGAYLMKSEDKLGSLESGKLADIVITDGNPLENISCLADKEHIKLVMKNGVIEKFTL; the protein is encoded by the coding sequence ATGGCCTGTTATGCTTTAAAAGGAAGGGTAATAGACGCTGTATCCGACGCGGCGATAGAAAACGGGCTTGTCGTTGTTGAAGGTGACAAGATTAAATACGCAGGTATTTATAATGAAAAGGAAATACCCGGGAACGCTGAAATTATAGACGCCGGAAAAGGAACTATTCTGCCGGGGTTTATTGACTGTCATGTCCATCTTTGCGGCGAGGCTACCGCTGGTGAAAAGAGTACAAGGTACGAAAAGCTTCTGGGGGCGGCGTATGAGATCGGAATCCTGCTTGACGCGGGATTCACAGGCCTCAGGGACATGAGTGCTTTCGGGTTTGCGCTGCAGCGCGCGGTTGATGCCGGTTATCTTAGAGGACCCAGAATTATGCCAGGCGGGAGAATTTTAAGCATAACAAGCGGGCATTGTGACATTGCCGGGGATTTGACAAAGGAAGAAGTAAATGCGACAAATCTGACCGGAAGGTTGTGCGACGGCGTTGATGAATGTATACTGGCGGTACGCGAGAATTTCAGACAGGGAGCAAAGTTTATAAAGGTAAGCGCAACAGGAGGCGTTTCGTCAATTGCTGATAATGTCAATGATGTTCAGTTCTCCTTCGAGGAATTAAAAGCAATTGTGGATGAGACGAAAAGGCACGGAACGTATGTGGCAGCCCACTGCACCGGGAACGCCGGGGCATTTCAGGCAGTAAAGGCAGGAGTCAAATCCATTGAGCATGGGGTAATGCTGGAGCAGGAAACCATTGATCTGATGGCGGAAAACGGTGTCGCCCTCGTTACAACGCTGTATATATCCTTAAACGTCGCCGGTTTTCCGGGTTTGCATCCTGTAGTCAGAGAGAAGGCGAAACTTTGCGCGGAAGCAAACATAAAAACCATTGAAATGGCAAGAAAGGCGGGCATACGCATTGCCCTCGGAACAGATTTCAGCAATTCCGCAAACACTCCATACGCAAAAAACGGCATGGAGTTTGTAGCGATGGTTCAGGCGGGAATGACCCCGATGGAGGCCATTAAAGCAGGAACCATTAACGGGGCGTATCTGATGAAAAGCGAGGACAAACTGGGAAGTCTTGAGTCAGGCAAACTTGCAGATATAGTAATAACCGACGGCAACCCTCTTGAAAACATAAGCTGCCTTGCCGATAAGGAACATATAAAGCTCGTAATGAAAAACGGCGTAATAGAGAAATTTACTCTCTAA
- a CDS encoding cache domain-containing sensor histidine kinase, producing the protein MKRLIRYFSDISVSWKFVLAYFSILIIPVILAGFYLYYQVSESTIAQASLVMEQNLLQTKASILQNEKVIENISGILALNSDFMNFLEYEYPDLNKKIEEYQFSYSPLIENILIQNNSIHSIRIYLENIIISEMLNSYYSITVTKSSERFLEMARDKPQKKGWVSSHSAKTHVFRNIADNTQVFSYNRELFSQRQKYLGMLEIEVREEVLFSMLRDPVINEMGNVFIVDAENKIVSGNIPEYYLADISETGLKNFQAGSRKRTVEKVNGTEAIVITIPVEQIDCTIVGIFPVKNFNGEIRKSLKDIIVVLTASSVVLGVIIYFTTNMLLRRVKRLVSAMNKVRDGNLNVSVPVKSMDEFGVLALNFNRMTQRIYELVETVYKIQLMEREAELKALEAQINPHFLYNTLATISWVARREKAPEVVRMANSLAKFYRLVLSKGGTVITVEEELEMVKSYLEIQKIRFDDLFDVVYRIDERAYKYNIVKNILQPLAENSLTHGIEPKRYHGTIIIYVGLTGDKICLKVIDDGVGMNAETVKKVMQGKVERSKGSGYAVKNVLQRLKAYYGDDFSVNIFSKPGIGTTVAIEVSKDIKS; encoded by the coding sequence GTGAAAAGGCTGATACGGTATTTTTCGGATATTAGCGTAAGCTGGAAGTTTGTCCTGGCGTATTTCTCAATCCTTATCATTCCTGTGATACTTGCGGGATTTTACCTGTATTATCAGGTTTCTGAGTCAACAATTGCCCAGGCCTCACTGGTCATGGAACAAAACCTGCTCCAGACCAAAGCAAGTATTCTTCAGAATGAAAAGGTAATAGAAAACATTTCGGGCATTTTGGCGCTAAATTCCGATTTTATGAATTTCCTCGAATATGAATACCCCGATTTGAATAAGAAGATTGAAGAATACCAGTTCAGTTACTCCCCTCTGATTGAAAACATTCTAATCCAGAACAACAGCATCCATTCAATTCGCATATATCTTGAAAATATCATCATAAGCGAAATGCTGAACAGCTATTACAGCATCACCGTTACGAAGTCAAGCGAACGCTTTCTGGAGATGGCAAGGGATAAGCCGCAGAAAAAAGGATGGGTAAGCTCACATTCGGCTAAAACCCATGTTTTCAGAAATATTGCAGACAATACACAGGTGTTTTCATATAACAGGGAGCTTTTTTCACAGCGGCAGAAATATCTGGGCATGCTGGAAATAGAGGTCAGGGAGGAAGTCCTGTTCAGTATGCTCAGGGATCCGGTGATTAACGAGATGGGGAATGTTTTCATAGTGGACGCTGAAAACAAAATAGTGTCGGGCAATATTCCCGAATATTACCTTGCAGACATTTCAGAAACCGGATTAAAAAATTTTCAGGCCGGCTCCCGGAAAAGAACGGTGGAAAAAGTGAACGGTACCGAAGCGATTGTCATAACCATCCCGGTGGAGCAGATAGACTGTACCATTGTCGGCATTTTCCCCGTTAAAAATTTCAACGGGGAAATCAGGAAATCCCTGAAGGATATAATCGTGGTTCTTACCGCGTCATCGGTTGTGCTGGGGGTAATCATATATTTTACAACAAACATGCTGCTGAGGAGAGTAAAAAGGCTTGTCAGCGCAATGAACAAAGTAAGGGACGGCAATCTTAACGTATCTGTACCTGTAAAATCAATGGATGAGTTCGGAGTTCTGGCTTTGAACTTTAACCGCATGACACAGCGAATATATGAGCTGGTGGAGACGGTTTATAAAATTCAGCTTATGGAAAGGGAAGCGGAGCTGAAAGCCCTGGAGGCGCAAATCAATCCTCATTTCTTATACAACACTCTGGCTACGATATCCTGGGTGGCAAGAAGGGAAAAGGCTCCGGAAGTGGTAAGGATGGCAAATTCCCTTGCAAAATTTTACCGCCTTGTATTAAGCAAGGGCGGAACTGTAATCACGGTGGAAGAAGAACTGGAAATGGTGAAGTCTTATCTTGAAATCCAGAAAATCAGGTTCGACGATTTGTTTGACGTGGTATACAGGATCGATGAAAGAGCATATAAATACAATATTGTTAAAAACATTCTCCAGCCTCTTGCCGAAAATTCTCTGACCCACGGCATAGAGCCCAAAAGGTACCACGGTACGATAATAATATATGTAGGTCTGACCGGGGACAAAATTTGTCTTAAAGTTATTGACGACGGTGTCGGGATGAATGCCGAGACTGTGAAAAAGGTGATGCAGGGCAAGGTGGAACGCTCAAAAGGCAGCGGATATGCGGTTAAAAATGTGCTGCAGCGGCTTAAGGCATATTACGGTGATGATTTTTCGGTCAATATATTCAGTAAACCCGGCATTGGTACCACCGTTGCAATAGAAGTGAGCAAAGACATTAAATCTTAA